Genomic DNA from Deltaproteobacteria bacterium HGW-Deltaproteobacteria-18:
GAGCATTCTTTGTGCCAATTCTCATAACCAGCTAGAAAAACGAGATTTCCAAGGATAGAGCGCCTTAACGCCCTTTTGAGAAAAAAATAACGATACAAAGCCGTCGCAAATTTGCAACCAGGCTCAAAAAATCATCCTTTTGTGAAAAAAATGTGTTGCAAAAATGCGACGAGTTACTCAGAATTTCCTACCAGAGCAGTCGCAAAAAAAGACAAGCCCACTTCGAGCGCTTACGTATGACACGATTTTGTGATTAAATTCTCAAACACAGCAAGTCTGACAAGAACACTTATTGATAGTTGCAAATTTGCAACGAACCCTTCCCCAACCTGCCGCATTTATGCACATCCAAAACTCAAATGATTGAATTTTATATACTTTATCATGTCTCATATTTCGTTAACGGCTTTTTTTCTTGGCATGCATCCTGCTCAATGGAGACCAATACCCGTGACCAGAGGGCGACAACCGGAAACATTGCCCGGCAACGCTGGTCGAAACTCAACATTTTGGAGGAATACATGAAGAAGCTTGTTTTAGTCGCATTGAGCCTCATGGCCGCAGTAGGGTTGGCAGGATCCGTAGACCTAGCACACGCCGGCAAACCCCTGACCCTGCGCATTGGCCACCCCATGGCCCCCGGAAACAATGTCACTTTGGGCATCGAGAAGTTCAAGGAGCTGGTGGAGGCCAAGAGCGACAAAACGATAAAGATCCAGATCTTCGGCAGCGCTCAGCTCGGCAGCGACCGCGTGACCACGGAAGCGGCCCAGGCCGGCACCCTGGACATGTCGTCCTGCTCCTCCCCGAACATGGCCAGCTTCAGCAAGGCCTACATGGCCCTCGACCTGCCATACATCACCTCCCCCAAGTATCAGCAGAACCTGTACAAGGCCCTTGATGAAGGCGAACTCGGCCAGGAACTGGAAAAGATTTCCAACGAGATCGGCCTGACCACCGTAATGTACAGCCAGTACGGCTACCGCAACTTTGTCAGCACGAAAAAGCCCCTGAAAACCGTGGCCGACCTTGCCGGCCTCAAGGTCCGCACCACCGACTCCCCGGTCGAGGTTGAAGTGGCCAAGGCGCTGGGCATGAACCCCGCTCCCGTTGCCTGGGGCGAAGTGTACACCGCCCTGCAGCAGGGCACCGTCGATGCCGAAGGCAACACCTTCTCCCTGCTCAACGACGCCAAGCACACAGAAGTGCTGAAGTACGCCATGGACTCCAACCACAACTACAGCATGCACATCCTGCTCATGAACAAGAAGAAGTTCGACAGCATGACTCCCGAACAGCAGAATATCATCCGCGAAGCCGCCCACGAAGCCCTCGTATGGCAGCGCGGCATCACCGATGAGCTTGAAAAGAAAGCCTGGGACGCCTTCAAGGAAAAGGGCATCGAAGTGACCGTCCTCAGCGACGAGGAACGCACCAAGCTGAAGGAACTGACCGCCCCCGTGCGTGATGAATTCGCCAAGCAGTTGCCCGCAAACCTGCTGAAGCTGATCATGGACACACAGAAATAGTTGAACCGTCCGCCTGCCGCCGGGCTGCTCTCAGCCCCGGCGGCAGGCAATTCTCAAATTATTCGAACGGAAAGAAGCATGCCTGTTCACCGCCTCGCCCAAGACTGGCCGTTCGGTGCAGCCCACTGCGGCAAGGCATAGGGAGATGACATGGAACAGAATATCAACTGCGGTACACTCCCACTGAGTGAAGTGAACTCCGCCCCCGCAACCAGAAACATCTGGAACTGGATCGACGAAAATTTTGAAAAAGTCTTTCTCGTAGCCGGCCTGCTTGCGATCATATTTTTCATCACGTTTCAGACGACATACAGGTACATCATCGTCCACTTCGCCAGCTCTGCGGGCGCTGCGGTATGGACTGAGGAGCTGGCCCGTTTTGTTTTCATCTGGATCACCTACCTCGCCCTGTCCGTTGCCATCAGGAAGCGCAGTTCCATCCGCATCGACATCATCTACGACCGGCTCCCGGTGCGACTGCAGAACGCGAGCTGGATCGTCGTCGAGGTCTTTTTCCTGATCCTCACCCTGACCATCTGCTGGTACGGCTGGACCCAGATTGAACGACTGAGGGAATTCCCCCAGCTCACGACGGCTCTGAGAATTCCGTACATCATCCCCTACATGATCCTGCCTCTGGGCTTCGGACTCATGGCTCTCCGTCTGCTGCAGAACCTGACCGCCCAAGCCAGAATTTGCGGCCTCCTGGACACCGGTCTCGCCCTCGTCGCCACCGCTGCCGTCATCGCCCCCGCAGTGCTGGCCGAGTACATCGAGCCGTTACCGGCCCTGTTCGGCTATTTCGCCGTCCTGTGCTGCCTAGGTGTTCCCATCGCCATTTCCCTGGGTCTGTCCACCCTGGCTACGGTCATTTGCTCCGAGACCCTGCCCATCGAATACCTGGCCCAGACCGCCTTCACGTCCATCGACTCCTTCCCCATCATGGCCATCCCGTTTTTCATCGCGGCCGGGGTGTTCATGGGCGCGGGCGGCCTGTCGCAACGACTGCTTGCCCTGGCAGATGAAATGCTCGGAGGACTCTATGGCGGCATGGCCCTGGTCACCGTCGCCACCTGCATGTTCTTCGGCGCAATCAGCGGCTCCGGACCGGCTACCGTGGCCGCCATCGGTGCGCTGACCATCCCTGCCATGATCGAACGCGGTTACGACAAGTTCTTTGCCGGCGCCATCGTCGCGGCGGCGGGAGCCATCGGAGTGCTCATCCCACCGAGCAACCCCTTTGTCGTCTACGGCATCTCCGCCCAGGTCTCCATCGGCGACCTGTTCATAGGCGGCATCGTGCCAGGCGTTCTGACGGGCCTGGTACTCATGGGCTATTCGTACTTCTACGCCAAATCCCGCAACTGGCGCGGCGAAGCGCGCAAAAGGACGCTGGCATCCCTCACGGCCGCAATCTGGGACGCCAAGTGGGCGCTCATGGTTCCGGTCATCGTCCTGGGCGGCATCTACGGCGGCGTCATGACTCCCACGGAAGCCGCCGCCGTAGCCGCCTTCTACGGACTCATCGTCGGCGTGTTCGTTTACCGGGAAATCGACGCCCGCAAGTTCGTGAACTGCTGCATCGAAGCCTGCGAGACATCGGCGACCATCATCGTGCTCATGGCCATGGCCACGCTCTTCGGCAACATCATGACCCTGGAGGACGTGCCCGGCACCATCGCCCGCGCCATCCTCGGCTTCACCGAGAGCAAGATCGTCGTACTGCTGCTCATCAACGTGCTGCTGCTCATCGTCGGCACCTTCATGGAAGCCCTGGCCGCCATCGTCATCCTCACGCCGATCCTGCTGCCCGTGGTCACGGGAGTGGGCGTCTCGCCTCTGCATTTCGGTATCATCATGGTCGTCAACCTGGCCATCGGCTTCATCACCCCGCCTGTGGGCGTAAACCTCTTCGTCGCCAGCGGCATTTCCAAGGCCAAGCTGGAATACCTGTCGCGAGCCGTCTTGCCCATGCTGCTGCTCATGATCCTTGTACTCCTCGTGGTGACCTACATTCCTGAAGTTCCGCTCTTCTTCATCTCGAAATAACATGACCTCAACACGTGCCGCCGGTCTCTCCGGCGGCACATTTCAAAACCGGCTGACGTGTTCGTCAGTGCCGGACAAGGAGACTTTGTCCATGAAAATCATCGATTTCCGTTTCCGTCCCAACACTCCCGAGATAATTAACGGCATCAAGACCAGCGCCATGTTCAAGGCTGCCTGCAAGGCCATCGGGTTTGACGCCCGCCAGCCCCAGCCCCTACCCGAAATCGTGGCCGATCTGGACAGCCGGGGTGTCGAACGCGCGGTCATTACCGGGCGGGACTGCGAAACCACCTACGGCTCTCCCGCCAATAACGGAAGCGTGCTGGAGTTCTGCAAGGCCTATCCGGAAAAGTTCATCGGCTTCTGGGGCATCGACCCGCACAAGAAAATGGCCGCCGTTTATGAAATCGTCAGGGCCGTCGAAGAACACGGCATGAAGGGCATCGCCATCGACCCCTACCTGGCTCACATCCCGGCCTGCGAAGCCCGCTACTACCCGCTCTACACCAAATGCGCCGAACTGAACCTGCCGGTTTTCGTGACCATGGCCCCTCCGCCGCAGGTCCCCGGCGCGATCATGGACTACGCCGATCCCCGCCACATCGACCAGGTCGCCCGTGATTTTCCCGAACTGACCATCATCATGAGCCATGGCGGTTATCCCTACGTCAACGAGAGCGTCTACGCCTGTCTGCGCAACGCCAATGTGTACATGGATTTCTCCGAATACGAGCGTGCGCCCATGGCCGATGTCTTCGTGCAGGCCATGAGCACCATCATCCAGGACAAGGTCGTCTTCGCCAGCGCCCACCCCTTCATCGAACTGGCCGACGCCCTTGACGCCTACGCCTCCTTCCCCCTAACGGACGAGGTCCGGCGCAAGGTCATGTACGACAACGCTCGCCGCATCCTGGGCCTCTAGTCGACCTGAACACGCCGCGTCGCGCAGAGCGATCAGTTCTCCGCGACGCGGCAATGACGGAATCCACCGCCTTCACCCACAACCACCTGTAATAAAAGATGGACTCTACCCTCTATCTCATAACCATGTGCGGTTGGCTCCTGGGCGGATTCGTCAATGGCATCGTCGGCTTCGGCGCGGCCCTGGTGGCCATGCCCATCGTGGCATCGGGGCTGGACATGCCGCTGGCCGTCTCCACCTGCGGTCTGGTGGTCCTTTCGCTGAACCTGCAGATGGCCTGGAATTATCGCAGCGAGCTTGACTCCAGCGGCATCAAGGCCGTGATTCTGGGCGGGATTCCCGGTGCGTTCTGCGGCCTGCTGATCCTGAAAAATATCCCCGAGTCCGGGCTGAAGATTGGGCTTGGAGCCCTGCTCGTCGTCTATTCCCTCTGGGGCCTGAGCGGCACACAGGTGAACAAGCGGAAGCTGGCCACCTCCTGGGGCATGCTGGCCGGATTCCTGTCCACGGGTCTGGGCACGGCCTTCGGATTCAATGGCCCGCCCCTGGCCGTGTACCTGTCCCTGCGCGGCGGCACCCAGCAGCAGATCAAGGCGGCCCTGGGCGCATTCTTCATCGTCAGCGGACTCTTCATCGTCGCGGCCCACGCCCTGAGCGGACTGTACAGCGCGCAAACATTCTGGCTCGTCGCCGCAGCCCTGCCTGCGGTCTGGCTTGGTGCGTGGGGCGGAATACGGGTGTCCGGAAGGCTGAAAGATCTGTCCTTTCAACGAGTGCTCTTCATCATGATTCTGATCATGGGTCTCAACATGGCCTGGAAAGCGCTGCCAATCGCATGACCGGAGCCTTGCGCTCCCCAGACCATGCTGGCCAGCCGAATCGAACTTGGGTAAGAACCTTACATGAGCGACGCCCCCCCTTGCCCCGCCCGCACCGAGGCCGACCTGCCCATCGATGCTGACGGGCGCATCTACCACCTCCAGATCACCCCTGACCAACTCGCGCCGGACATCCTGCTGGTCGGCGACCCGGGCCGGGCCGAATTCATCGCCCGGACCTTTCTGCATGACCTGGAGGTCGAGCGGGAACACCGGGGGCTGGTCACGGCCACGGGCACGTCCTGCGCGACCGGGGGCCGGGCCACGATCATCTCGCCCGTACGGACCACCGTGGCGACTTCGGGCATGGGCACCCCTTCCCTTGAAATCGTGCTCAACGAGCTGGTGGCGCTCTGCGAGATCGACTTTTCCACGCGCGCGGCCAAACCACTTTTTCCCAGGCTGAACGTCATCCGGGTCGGAACTTCCGGAGGCCTGCAGGCATCGACCCGGCTCGGCACTTCCATCATCACCACCTACGCGTTAGGCATGGACAACACCGGCCTGTTCTACGAAACGCCCTGCCCGGACCAGACCTGTGCGCGCCT
This window encodes:
- a CDS encoding uridine phosphorylase produces the protein MSDAPPCPARTEADLPIDADGRIYHLQITPDQLAPDILLVGDPGRAEFIARTFLHDLEVEREHRGLVTATGTSCATGGRATIISPVRTTVATSGMGTPSLEIVLNELVALCEIDFSTRAAKPLFPRLNVIRVGTSGGLQASTRLGTSIITTYALGMDNTGLFYETPCPDQTCARLEQELAQVMEKAARPNSRFRGKIQPYVSRAQPAVVRALTQAAQELGVAARTGLTVSSSGFFAPQGRDISRLRPSTPDLDRIFSEFDPGLDGLRVENMEMEASFLLHFLGGLGHWGGVICPVIANRRDNTFDHDYLAAIEGATKTALLALTVLSTLRDSALRNE
- a CDS encoding amidohydrolase, which produces MKIIDFRFRPNTPEIINGIKTSAMFKAACKAIGFDARQPQPLPEIVADLDSRGVERAVITGRDCETTYGSPANNGSVLEFCKAYPEKFIGFWGIDPHKKMAAVYEIVRAVEEHGMKGIAIDPYLAHIPACEARYYPLYTKCAELNLPVFVTMAPPPQVPGAIMDYADPRHIDQVARDFPELTIIMSHGGYPYVNESVYACLRNANVYMDFSEYERAPMADVFVQAMSTIIQDKVVFASAHPFIELADALDAYASFPLTDEVRRKVMYDNARRILGL
- a CDS encoding C4-dicarboxylate ABC transporter substrate-binding protein; protein product: MEQNINCGTLPLSEVNSAPATRNIWNWIDENFEKVFLVAGLLAIIFFITFQTTYRYIIVHFASSAGAAVWTEELARFVFIWITYLALSVAIRKRSSIRIDIIYDRLPVRLQNASWIVVEVFFLILTLTICWYGWTQIERLREFPQLTTALRIPYIIPYMILPLGFGLMALRLLQNLTAQARICGLLDTGLALVATAAVIAPAVLAEYIEPLPALFGYFAVLCCLGVPIAISLGLSTLATVICSETLPIEYLAQTAFTSIDSFPIMAIPFFIAAGVFMGAGGLSQRLLALADEMLGGLYGGMALVTVATCMFFGAISGSGPATVAAIGALTIPAMIERGYDKFFAGAIVAAAGAIGVLIPPSNPFVVYGISAQVSIGDLFIGGIVPGVLTGLVLMGYSYFYAKSRNWRGEARKRTLASLTAAIWDAKWALMVPVIVLGGIYGGVMTPTEAAAVAAFYGLIVGVFVYREIDARKFVNCCIEACETSATIIVLMAMATLFGNIMTLEDVPGTIARAILGFTESKIVVLLLINVLLLIVGTFMEALAAIVILTPILLPVVTGVGVSPLHFGIIMVVNLAIGFITPPVGVNLFVASGISKAKLEYLSRAVLPMLLLMILVLLVVTYIPEVPLFFISK
- a CDS encoding sulfite exporter TauE/SafE family protein; protein product: MDSTLYLITMCGWLLGGFVNGIVGFGAALVAMPIVASGLDMPLAVSTCGLVVLSLNLQMAWNYRSELDSSGIKAVILGGIPGAFCGLLILKNIPESGLKIGLGALLVVYSLWGLSGTQVNKRKLATSWGMLAGFLSTGLGTAFGFNGPPLAVYLSLRGGTQQQIKAALGAFFIVSGLFIVAAHALSGLYSAQTFWLVAAALPAVWLGAWGGIRVSGRLKDLSFQRVLFIMILIMGLNMAWKALPIA
- a CDS encoding C4-dicarboxylate ABC transporter; translation: MKKLVLVALSLMAAVGLAGSVDLAHAGKPLTLRIGHPMAPGNNVTLGIEKFKELVEAKSDKTIKIQIFGSAQLGSDRVTTEAAQAGTLDMSSCSSPNMASFSKAYMALDLPYITSPKYQQNLYKALDEGELGQELEKISNEIGLTTVMYSQYGYRNFVSTKKPLKTVADLAGLKVRTTDSPVEVEVAKALGMNPAPVAWGEVYTALQQGTVDAEGNTFSLLNDAKHTEVLKYAMDSNHNYSMHILLMNKKKFDSMTPEQQNIIREAAHEALVWQRGITDELEKKAWDAFKEKGIEVTVLSDEERTKLKELTAPVRDEFAKQLPANLLKLIMDTQK